TCAGATAGTGACTCACCTCTTCCATGATTAGACCGTTGCGATCTACATTAACTGGCAACAGCGTGGCCCCCGCATGTTCAAATGCTTCCCATGCGGGTTTGTAACCAGGGTTTTCTATCATCACATAGTCGCCTTTAGTAAAAAGACATTGTGAAGTGAGATACATCGCCATTTGACTTCCTCTTGTGATGCAGATATGATGTTCGTTTACCTGCATCCCCCTTTGATGATTGAGCATTTGAACAATTGTTTTACGAAATTCAAAATCTCCAAATTCATTGCCATAGCCCATCATCTGCCACTTAGCTTTTTGGTTGAAAATTTGACGATAAGCGCGAGCTAGCTCACTAATAGGAGCAATTTTAGTATCCGGATGCCCATCATCAAACCGTAAATGATAATGCTGGTTTGCAGTACGCTGTATAGTTCCAGTTAACTTATCACTACTGTGCCCATCTTTAAAATTAGGCAATGTATCAGCGACAAATGTACCCTTTCGTTCCTTAGAAACAAGCCAGCCTTCAATCAGCAGTACATTCAGCGCTTCTACAACCGTATTCCTATTGACTTTTAATAGTTGTGCCAAGTTTCTGCTTCCGGGTAAAGCATCACCAGGATGTAATCGTCCCGAATGAATATCTTTTATTAGAGCATCGGCAATTTGTAGGTAAACAGCCTTACGCAATTTCTCATCTAATTGTATTTCAAACTTCCAATCGCGTAACATCTGGACTATCAATTTTTGTAAAAACTGCATCATTAATACAGTCCAAAGATACAATACTTTTGTCATGCAATAGTGCAAAAAACAAATAATAATTTCAGTAATGGCAAAATTAGAAACAGCTGCAGAACTAAAGAAGTCTATTCATGAAGAGCAAAAACAATTCAGTTCAAAAGATTTTCATCAAACATTTGCCCGGCCAACATATGTAAAGCCATCACATGTTATCCATAAAAATGTTGAGAACGCTGGGGTACATAATCAATTTTCGGAGGAAAGAAAGCATCCGGTATTCTTTGTGGATCTGCCAAGTAAGAATGTGAGTATGACTATCGGTGGTTTACTGTCTGGACAGAAAACGCATTTACATCGCCACACCTATGAGACCGTTTTGTATGTGCTCGAAGGTAAGGGTTGGACAAAAGTGGAAGATGAAATTGTGGAATGGGAAGCAGGTGATGCGGTCTACATTCCGTCGTGGGCGTGGCATCAGCACCAAAATCTGAGCGATAGCCAACCAGCAAAGTATATTGCCTGCGAAAATGCGCCACAACTTCAAAACCTCGGAGTAGCACTCCGTGAAGAAGAAGGAAGAGATTTTTAATTTTTAAATGAGATTTACACAATGAGCACAGTACCATTTAAAGGTGTGATTGCCTATCCCATTACACCATTTGACA
The genomic region above belongs to Sphingobacterium zeae and contains:
- the pdxR gene encoding MocR-like pyridoxine biosynthesis transcription factor PdxR: MLRDWKFEIQLDEKLRKAVYLQIADALIKDIHSGRLHPGDALPGSRNLAQLLKVNRNTVVEALNVLLIEGWLVSKERKGTFVADTLPNFKDGHSSDKLTGTIQRTANQHYHLRFDDGHPDTKIAPISELARAYRQIFNQKAKWQMMGYGNEFGDFEFRKTIVQMLNHQRGMQVNEHHICITRGSQMAMYLTSQCLFTKGDYVMIENPGYKPAWEAFEHAGATLLPVNVDRNGLIMEEVSHYLKSYKKIKAIYVTPHHQYPTTATLSLKRRLELIQLSNTYGFTIIEDDYDNEFHFGYRPLLPLSGFSELKNYVYIGTLSKVVAPALRIGYLVSNNTGLIKNAGSLRKIIDVQGDGIMEQAVLQLIKDGTIKRHIKKASHYYRTKRDFMAGLLNKHFADKATFTFPEGGLAFWIVPNKDVDWSYVAGKLDSVGIQIILPNTYSLDKPVTGIRLGYGSLSEKDLEEGIIALSKVL
- a CDS encoding cupin domain-containing protein, yielding MAKLETAAELKKSIHEEQKQFSSKDFHQTFARPTYVKPSHVIHKNVENAGVHNQFSEERKHPVFFVDLPSKNVSMTIGGLLSGQKTHLHRHTYETVLYVLEGKGWTKVEDEIVEWEAGDAVYIPSWAWHQHQNLSDSQPAKYIACENAPQLQNLGVALREEEGRDF